AGAGAGGCTAAATAGCAGCTTATGTTGCACATGAGAAGCAGCCGATAAAAGTCAAACAAGTTATAAATGAAAAGAATTAGCTGAAGCCAACGAATATGTATTGAGACACTGGAAAGCTGTAGGAGCTGGTATCTCTTATGCAATGTAGCTCGTATTGTTAAATGTGGCCGGAAATCAAATCAGTACAGTGGAACACAGGAAAGCTGCAGGGCGTCAATGGCTAGGACTGGGGAGTTAATTTTGCCAACACATAAAATTTCTTGTGTTGTTGTACATaacaaataattatttttccatTACTACTTCCCATGCACATGTTGCTAACAATAAGTACAAGCATATTATTGGATTTCTTGACATGTTATCTCCACCAGTGATTCACCAAGCAGAAAGACCATGTGAACTCCTGAGAAAttggtacttggtaggttACAAGTATGATCGATTCAAATGAAGTCATGCAGTAACTAACTTAAGCAGGACATTAAGCAACTGATGAATGTCTTGTAACAGAGTAATAGACATTACCACAAGCAACTTAGGTGCATTAATTAAGTGTACAAAACACATCTTGCACTCAAACATAGTAATctaatagaaaaaaaatgagaatgGAAATTGGTCTTAATTCTGAGAACTACATGCTCCTACTTCCAAATTTTCCAGTTATACGCAATTTGTAAAATTTGCCAGAAATCATGCAGGATGAATTATGATAGCAAGAAATAGACTTAATTGTAATAGCAGAACAAGTTCTTCTAGAACAACCAATCCACACAATATCATTTAATTATAAAGGTATCTTGGCCCTAGATTCCGCATGATTCAATCAGTACACTGTACATGCTTTGACGCACACATGCTAACTAGTTACAGGGTGAAACAATGATGTATGAGAGCCCATTTATGCACTACATCTACAATATCATAAAGAGTCTGATTCCCCAAAGTCATAGCACGACGGAACACTGTAGAGGAGAGAATAAGCACACGAACTCTGCTAACAGGCATATCTACAAACAGCTTCAGCGCACTCAAGTAAATTGACACGATACACGAGAGAAAGCCGTGAATGCAGGTACAGTTCTGAAACAGACGCAGGGTTTCCGCTTGCATCTACTGGTCCATAATAAACGGGATTCCGTGCTGAGATTTTACCTCTGGTAGTAGTGATAGCGCTGATCCTGGTGTGGGCAGGGTGCCGAGAGCGGGCGGGGAGCCGAGAGGTGTAGAGCGCGTGGGAGGCCGTGGCTTTGGAGTCGAGGATCCTACGGCGGTACGAGGAGGGGAACGTTGGCGTTGGCACGCGGTACGGGTATCAGAGGGGaggcaggaggcggcggcgttgcaCGCGGTACCGAGAGCTCCTCATCGCGATTGAAGGTAGCGGCGTAGCGCACGATAACCGGCCGGAGACGGGGCGGCGGGGTCGGGCTGTGGAGCGGGCGGAAGTAGAACCTTCAGCCTCGGCAAAATGCGCGTGTGGAGACATGTGGTAGATGTAGTCATGGAGAAAAATTTCGGAATATCGGCAAGAAGAGTGATTATTTCTAGGTTAACTTTTATAGTCACCTAAtgaagtttttttatttttatattcGCATAAATATCAATGACTAAATTTAGTGGCCATCGGTGTCAATTTAGACATAAGTATTTTTTTGTTGTCCAAGAAAAAGCAAAACCATTTGAAATTTGGCAAAAGTTTGGTCGAATTCAAAGAAAATTTCAGCAAAGAGTGTTCAGCTCTCGACGAGCTCAAGCATGAACACCTGTAGACTGTGTAGGTGATGTCGCTTCATCTTCGGCGACGCTATTAAAGGCACATATGGCTGCCACAACGATGTCGGTTGCTTCAGTCGGGGAGCCGTGTAGTCAGAGAAATAATACAATGGGCAACCCGGGTCATTTTAGGATGGGATCGAATTGATGTCGGATGGAAATATTTGACttgtaattaaaaaaattatcttaATATTCGAAACTTCAGAAATTTTACCATAATTCCAACGAAATTTTGTAACAGTCACAATGTCTTGGAGGTTACCGCAGAGAACTATAATTCTTGTGTATGTAGTTGGATTCTCATAATCTCGTTTATTCCAATCTTGAGACTCCATGTACCATGTACCACGAGACCGACACCGATTACAAGAACTAGTGCATACAACCATGTTTTTGGCAACAACAAACATACAACAAACTATCAGATTTTGGCTCAAAACCAAACACAGCCCCAGTCTTTCTGAAATAAACAGCAGCAGACCCAATCACGGTCTTCTTAAAAAGAATTTCGAGTAAATTTTACTGCGTACCTAAGTGTGCATAAAATTTACACAAAGCCCCTCattgaatattttttgaacATTTGACACCCTAAGTGCTCACTCTCTTTTATTATGTACCTCATTTATCAATTTGTGTCGAATCTGACAAATGGGCCTGCTCGCCAAGCAGAGTCGGTAGGTCAGGGTATAAGATTTAGGGTGTTTCCTTCAAAGCGGAACTGGATGTCCAGCTTAGCCTGACAAGGGGTCCCTATCTACAAAGCATATGTAATTTGACAAATGGAGACCAACCAGAAAAAAGGCAACACGTGCTGCatttcagatttcagaaaGTACATCATACGCTAAAAATTTAGAACTGGCCTGTTAGCCTGTTACACAGGCTTTCGGACAAATCGATTAGACCGTGAGACAGGACTTGCCGAACTGGAAGCCGAATGTCGCCGCGAGAGAGGCGAGCCACCGCCGGCCACTGCACGAGTCCGGCGCGCTGGGGCGGCGTCCCGTTTCGCAGCTGGCACGGACGTCATCGCCCGCTTGTAGTCCGGGCGTCCGGCGCTGGCTCCACGGACCGAAGGTACGCGCCGATGTGATCTTCATCGAAAGCCTTGGCGCAGGCGGGGGAGGGGGGCTCGAGTGGGCTCGCGGGCCGGAGGGCCGCGAAGGGCAGCCATGGGTCGTCATGgcggctatatatatatatataaataattTTATACTCACTATACTAAGTCAACGACGCTTATTATGGAGCgaagtactcactccgattctaaactgttgtcgaaatattacatgtatctagacgctttttaaaaatagatacatccatatttggacaaattagtcaagaatttagaatcagagggagtattttttagaACAGGTAAATATTTTTAAAACTCATGTATGATGAAATTTTGGTAGCAACAACAACACACGTGAATTTATGAAGCTCTACCATTAGCACTTCCGTGATTTATTGGCAACACTTGCATAGAATGGTAGTATTCTTGGTTATGACAACAATGAAACAACTCTGAACAAATACGGTATTGGCGACCTAAGCTTAGTGTCCATGATCCTTCTTTTCCTGCTTCTGGTATGGTGTTGTCCACTCCTGGTACTTGTGCAAGCTACCAGTGAAATCGGTGAACAGACCGTCGACACCGATCTCGCTGAGCCAATACTCATATTCAGCATAAGGGTCTTGATGGAAGTCGAAGTGCAAGTACGAGTTCTCGTTTCTGAATGTGTATGGATGGACCTGCAAGGCATCAAGATTTAGCACCACACGGCATCAACTACTCCAGTATATAATAGAGGGTCATGTGCCATTGTTATCAGAGATCACTCACCTGAAGATTCAGAGCATGTGCTCGTGCGACTAGATCAGTTGGAGGGCCTAAGTAGTGCTTATTCTCTGGGGGGACAATTGTATCCTTCCATGGTCCAATGCCGATAACATACTTCCTTATGAACGAGAGATAACCATTGGAAGTTATCTCACTGTACGACTGCATGTTGGAAAGTGTCTATGTAAACAAGTTGTTTTTGGTGATGAACTTTGTCAGGAAAAAACAGTCATACTAACTGCTGATTTTACCTGGTTGGTATCTTGAGTTCGAACCGTGGTGTCGTCTATTAGAAATAGTTTTGGAGAGTTTATCATTTTTGAGATGTAGATGAGCGAAGTTGGAGCAAAAGATTGGATGAACAGGGGCAGCTTGAGCCAATTTTCAGACATGTATTCGCCTTTGTAGCCATACTTGAGAAGCGTGTCGACAAACTTGTCCTCAAATTTCTTGCCATCTGTCCACTTGACCTACATCATTATTCAATAATCATATTTGGAACTAATAATATTTCGACTTTAAAGTTTGTCCATTCTCTTCAGTAAACAAACTATTCTCAGGAGTTTATCAGGTTGAATATTGAAATCACCTACCTGCTGGTTGATGAAAATAGGACTCTTGATCTCTGGGTATATGCCCACCACCCTATCAGCATAGAGTGCAATCAAGATATATTCATCAAATGTAATAATCTTGTACTTCCCTGCAATACAGTAGGACAACATTATCAGCAGTTGCAATGGAAAAAGGTTTAAGAACATTACTACTACAACTGAGAGTAACCAAGAACATTACTATTAGGGCATGGATACATCAATCAATAAAGAGACATCTGACTTACATACAAGTGAGAGTAACCTGATTTCATTTGACTATTGATATGAAGCTAAAGAGTACCTTCTTTAAGGCAGTGTAATGCAGAAAAAACTAAGAATGCAAGAAACAGAGAAGATAAATTATTACCATTATACTGCTCATCTCTGAATTTGAACCGTTGGTTCACCCTCAGTGATTTCAGTTCACTTAAAGTAAAATCAACTGGAAGCAAACAGAACTCCAAAGTCAGAAGTAGATCCACAGCCACAAATGTAGGAATAGCAACAGGAGGAGGTCAgcgccaaaaaaaaagcaacaggAGGAGGTGGTCACAGTTTTGCATACCGACAAACCATCCGGTCATATTTGCTCCTTCGACTTCATAGGTTCTCTTCCTGCCAGCGAACTCTGCGTGTTCTGCAATATTGGTGGTGGCATCCAAGGTTACATCATGAAAGCATATCAGATGCCCGTCCTTCGATGCAAGTATGTCGGTCTCTATGAAGTCTGCACCTTCCTCAATAGCCCTCTGCAAGAACCAATGCATATTATTCAGGTTTGGAGTAAGATATCCAATTTCAGTCTTCAAAGAATCTCTATCAGTACAAAGTAACATACTACTAATAATCTGGACATGATCTCCAAGATATTGCTTTATGATAAATTCCTTTTATTGTGTTTGGGCATGTGACAGTGTTACCATAGAAAATATTATAATCTTCTTGGATACTGTAAACTAATAAGGTCTGATCGCAAAAAACTAACTAACTAATAAGGTCAACACTTAGTACAGTTGAGTTTCATGTGTCATTAAAATGTATCCATCTACAGATACTATGGCGATATCACTTTATTAATTAATTGGAATTGACGATATTACTTTATTTAAAACTACTTGAGAAAAATTTGATGTTGGTAATCAAGGACTAATCTGTACGTACCAAATAGGCAGCGGAAGTTTCTTCGGGTATTTCACCATTGGCACCCCTGTGGGCAATGTTGTAAGGTCTGAATGTCTGTAGTGGCTTCTTGTCCAGGTGAGGAGGGGCAGCTGGATTGGCATCGGATCCTCCAAGAAGTACAAGGACAATGACAGAGATGTGCCCTGTCAAAGATGCCACTCGATCAAAAGTAACTAATTAGCTGCAACTATTCTGAGTTTCTGATTCAGTTGAACAGAAAGACGAACTTTTCATTTCTCAGTGTAGAAATTCATGGACAAGCTAATTCTTCGGGGAAACATGAATAAACCAAAaacaacagaagaaaaaaaaagacacatgGACAAGCTAATTCTTCCGAAATTCATCTTTGCAGCTTTAAAAAGATAGGTTAGAAATAAAGTTTATGTGAGCGAGAATACAACAGCGAACTTCAGAAAGAGGAGCTACAGGTCAATAGCTGATTCCGATACTGAGTATCTAGTCTAGCGCGAAGTGCAAAGAAAATGAGGTGAACCAGACTGAAAGGAGAGGCATTAGTGCTTACAGAGGGAAGCCATGGCGCttctgctcctgctcctgctagGTGCCTCCTTCCttattccttcttcttcttgctcgtGAACTGGCGATGAGTGAGCTTTTAAAAGCAGCAGCCTGCCTGGCCTGCCTCCCACGGAATATTCCTTGGACAACCCCGCAATATTTTCTTGTAAATTGCAACGCTGTTTCTCCATAGACTTTCTTTGTGACGGAGAGGGAATGAAGTTGATGGGAGTCGCAATTTCGCTGGACCACAAAATACACTCACAAGTTGTTGTTTGCAAAATGTTGCGATGGACTAGTCAATTTTTTCAGCGGTCAATGGACAACGCTGAATCAAGTCCGGCCGTATCGTAGGATAGGGCCGCGACCACACCGCTTGGTGACCCCATCCATCTTGACGTTGAAACGCTGATGGACACTGTGAACTCAGTCAAACACATACTCTATGTTTTATCTACACGTCATCTTAATAATATCTGCACATACAAGCCTTTAAAACTAGTGGATACCCCGTGCGTTGTTGCAGGCCTCGAAGGGCAACGCATCTGTCTGTAcatgaaagaaaatgaattgCAGTGgagcaaaataaatattatagGATTATTGACACTCATGATATGATTAATTCAAGAGAGAATGCAAATGTGCATATATGGTATACAGATTTGCCTATATTCATGAATCATGACTAATTTCTCGTGTggctgaaaaaataaatatatttaggCTGGTGTTGTTCGTTGCTTTGAGTTACTTCTTGCACAAGAataacacacaaaaaaacttAGGAGATGTGACGTCTCTTTTTCATATAATCAATATTGACAAATGAATGATCATGCAATAGTTGGTTCAAGATGTGACTGTGAGCATGAGAAGACATGCTTTAAAAGTTAGACAAATCGATGGAGGTTTAGTATTCTCATCTTTTGAATTACATATGTATATTTCTTATAAGTATCCCATTCTAGAATGATGAAGTGGTAGTAGAGCAAAAGAGTTGTGACGAGAGTACCTTGACTTGAAATGTTATGTTTATGCGGCACACCGAGAATGATGTAGGTTTTTCCTTGGGCTACGCATATGCTAGGAGTTAGTTGAGTTAATGTCTTTCCATGTTGAGTTTGCAAATACTAAATGAATCTTAGTAGTGATCGCTTTAGTTGATGATGGCGTGGACATTTTGCATTTTGAGCTTGCAAAACATTAAATGAATCTTAGTGCGATCAAATTATGATAACGTGAACATTTGAATGTTGAGCTTGCAAAACATTAAATGAATTTTTGTGGAAGTTGATAATGATGTAGAAACTTTGCATATTTAGATCGACACTTTGCATGTTTAGATTGCAAAACATTAAATTAGTCTTAGTGGGAAGTTGCCgatgatgtggacactttATATATTGGGcttgcaaatatatttttttgacagcttgagcttgcaaacatttGATATAATATAAATAGATGTGCAAATAAAGCTGGGCGGTTGCAAATCCAGACAAAAATTAACATTCGACTCAGAAGGAACATTCCCTGAGTTCGTTACGTGAGTTGGCATGACAGATTGTGCAAATAAAGTAGGGCGGTTGCACATCCAGACAAAAATTAACATTCGACTCACATGGAACATTCCCTGAGTTCGTTGCGTGAGTTCGCATGACAGATTGCCTATGTGAACTCAggatatacggagtatatatttaTTATCAGCGCTGCAATCCCAAACCTCAACTCGTTGGCCACGAGTTCCAGACGATGACTCTGCGCGACGTGGGGAACAGAAATTAAGGCGTCCACATCGTCAACTTATAAGGCGTGCACCTATATGGTGAATAGAAAATTTCAGTAACAACTGTTTGAACTTGTAAAATACAAGCAAGTGCTCAACTGTTATACGAAAATAACTGTCCCATAGGCCATAGCCATACCCAGAAATGCTTTAAACCTGAGTACAAATATTCCAAAAGCCTGATGACAAGGCATACAAAGGAACATGTAATGAAACCACTACCCTGTCCAACAACTACACGCAGCCTTAAATGGCCATCTGTTCACCAAAGTTCCGCATCACAAAGATGGATCCAGCAAACAGTCCCGCAGCCTTCAGCACTTTCTGTATATCAGAGGCAACAAACAATAATTTAATTAAGGGTGAAGGTGGTTAGGATAATTACTGACCGAATCCGTTTCCGAATCCGAAGGTATAGGATACTGGAGGAGAAATAACTATCCGGTCGTGTATAGGATATATATCCGGCGGATATCAAATTATCCAAAATTATGATAGGATAATCCAACACTACTAAGTCGGATATTATCCGTTTTTACTTGTCCAACTATGTTTGAACTTCCAGTGTGTATACTTCCATCGATGCTTCTTGAACTTCGAGTGTGTATATTAGTATGAGTGTGGGTTTGTGGGTTTGTGATATTAGCCACGGTTTGGTATCTAGGTCCAATATAAATGATTCTGAACTTAAtagttattattattattactatGCACGCACTATCCGCACATCATTATCCGTTTCCGATCCGGCATCATCCGTTTCCGCGTCCGAATCCACATCCGCACCGTTTCCAAATCCGATAAAAAATACGGAATAGTATACGGTATGAGTACTATCTGACCGAATCCGATCCGTTTTCACCCTTTGAGCTATAGCAGACCAGAACCAAACATTATTTAGTAGGTAGTGGGCATCAAAGATTAGTTTACATGGTGCAATCCAGTCAATGATGATTCTATTTTTTGTTAGTAATAATCTTCTCATTTTTCATGAAAATCTGATGCTTTCTTTTAATTCATGAAAAATGGATGTTTGGTTCTGGTCTGCTATAGCTCAAACTTTAGTTCAAAGGTTCAATACCAAAAATGAACACTCGACTCCCAACAAGGATAACACATATTTAAATTAACTCATCATAATATTTGGAACTTTCAAGGTGCCACATTTGAGATTATCACACAGACACATACAGCACAATCCTCAGGATGGTCAATTTTGGCCAATGTGATCAATAAGACAAAGCAAGCCGGTCAGCTCTAGGTAGCTACTACACTATATATCTAAAATAAATGTTGTATCCTGTGTGTTTAGAAACAAACTCTAGCACAGCGCAGTAGTAACAGTCTGGTAAGTTACAGGATTCTGTCATTCTTTGCGAAAAAGATTCAGGATTCTCAGTATTTCCGTCACAGCTCACAGAAGCCACACTAACACAATAATAATATGCTAATAACACATTCCTGATGTCACGATGTGGCCTTGCACAACATCAAGCAACTCACATGCACAACAATTTTCTTATGGTCTTTGGCACGGACAATACATCATTACATCTGTGGCCTCCGTTTTCTTTTATGTCAGTATATATAGTTTGGTTATGCAGTTGAGGTATTACAGACTTGAAGATAGCATGCACAACGTTTTCTTGATATGTCTTGAACATGGACCCAAGCACACTTGCTAACAATAAGGCCTAAGCACACTTGGGCTGCAGCCTTTTTGCCCAATACACAAGAGCTGCCTGCACACTTCATGCATGCCACCCCCCATTCTCAAGCACGACCCAAAAGCCTAGCCGCTGGCGCTCCCACTCCATCAAAATGGACAACATTGCTTGATCTGGCCTGCAAGCAACATCTCATTCTTTACATATCCAACACCTCCCTTTGCTCCGATTTCTCAAATCACCTACGCAGCACTCTATTCTCAGTTGCAACTTTCCCTTTGTTCCCTGTATTTCTCCCAATGTCCAGATGCTGCACTCATGGTGGATCTGAAATAACTAAACCTCCAAGAAGGCAATCCAGTGGTGCTCAGAACACAAATCTAAGGGGTTTTCAGGGGACTTTGGGTTAAATTCATCTCCAAATTCCAGTTAAATCCTTGCGCTTGTTCCTGACCGAGTTTGATCTGCTTTGGGTTTCTCAAATATTGTTGTCACTTGTCAATTATTTACAGATTCAGTTGTATATCTGTTTAATGAGAAACCAAGTTATTGGTTAACCGATTTGTTGACGATTTCTAGTACATGTTTCGGTTTCTGCTTCTGGATGACTTagtgaaaaaaacaaaaacaaattttcAGTTTAAACCATACGCCCACTCCTAGCATAAGGCAGGGATGCGAGAGGATGTTGAACGTGCCTAGTATTTGAATGAAAAACAGGTTCATTGTTAGCTGATGGCAGCCCTGATGCTGCTCTATTAACCATAGTTTAGAAGCCTAAAACAACCTTAAAAAGGTCATCGGCTCAGCAGCGATTCCTGACCCAAAAGCCTAGCATGTTTTGACAAATAGTTACACTCTAGAGGTCATCATCTTAGCATCCAAAGTCTGGTAGGCAGTAGGCATTACTTAAACTGGCAATAATGACGATGAATTTGGTGGGTTTTCAAATATCTGAGATGGAACAAGCCTACAAAGTTGCAATTGGTTTTAAGCATTGCAGCCAGTGGCACAGGAAAACAGGAAAGGAATTAAAAGAAACAGCAAACAATGATGCTTCTCTTTCACAATCTACATTGCAATGAACAAATCAATGAACTAAGCAGGGCTAATCGGCACAGCTCAACAGCTATAAAAGAAGAACAGGCAGGATAGCAAATGACAAGCCCAAGTACTTCGACGATTAAAATGTATTTTTTGCAAGTTTAACTAATGCTAGCACAATACTAGCGTTGAACATACtaaaaattactccctccgatccataaaaagtgttttttttgccagaatccataaaaagtgttgggcgacacttgttatggatcggagggtgTACATGTTTCTTACAATAGTGCACTATCATTTGTTTCATGCCAAATCAACCATAATTGTACCCACTCCCATCTGAATCGTTTGTGCCGTACTAAAAGTTGGTGTGGCCTGAAATGTGTCTGGTATGATCTATATGAGAGATCGTAAGCATCTtttggaaaataataattaggAAATAGTACAGGGATGAAAGATTAACCATCAGCATTCAGCACTGTGACAAAAGTAAATGAGGAGCGGGAGACTAATATACAAGCTTCCTCGTTCTCCAGAACCTAGCCTTCAGACAGTTGCCCTAATAATCAGCAAGAGAACTAGTTACAAGAATATTATGACCGCAGAAAAGCATCTACATCATCTACGTGCAGCCGCACAAGGTCAATTGCCCGCTCAATCCGGTCGAACCCTAAATCGAATTTAGTAGATCATTGTCCCCCGACCAAGGAGGCAAGGAAGCAATCGAGAGCGGCGTTCAGCACGAactaaagaaagaaattaCAATTACTAGCGCAATCACACACCAAAAAACATGAGGAAGAATTGCAAAACAATAATAGGGAGCGGAGATGGGTACACATACATAGTTGAGGGCCCACTGCTCCTCATCCATGACCTGGGAGTTCCAGATgctcttgagcttc
This is a stretch of genomic DNA from Brachypodium distachyon strain Bd21 chromosome 1, Brachypodium_distachyon_v3.0, whole genome shotgun sequence. It encodes these proteins:
- the LOC100836423 gene encoding glycerophosphodiester phosphodiesterase GDPD6, yielding MASLWHISVIVLVLLGGSDANPAAPPHLDKKPLQTFRPYNIAHRGANGEIPEETSAAYLRAIEEGADFIETDILASKDGHLICFHDVTLDATTNIAEHAEFAGRKRTYEVEGANMTGWFVVDFTLSELKSLRVNQRFKFRDEQYNGKYKIITFDEYILIALYADRVVGIYPEIKSPIFINQQVKWTDGKKFEDKFVDTLLKYGYKGEYMSENWLKLPLFIQSFAPTSLIYISKMINSPKLFLIDDTTVRTQDTNQSYSEITSNGYLSFIRKYVIGIGPWKDTIVPPENKHYLGPPTDLVARAHALNLQVHPYTFRNENSYLHFDFHQDPYAEYEYWLSEIGVDGLFTDFTGSLHKYQEWTTPYQKQEKKDHGH